Part of the Augochlora pura isolate Apur16 chromosome 10, APUR_v2.2.1, whole genome shotgun sequence genome, AAGCTCGATAAGAGTCCTTGGTTGGAAGTTCGAAAAGAGATTGTCGAAGAGAGAGGACTGAGCGAATCGATCGTCGATAAAATTGGTACATATGTGTCGCAGTCTGGCGGTGAGGAACTCGTTGCCGAATTGAGGAAAGATTCGAAGCTTATGAAGCACGATGCTGTCGTAAAAAGTCTGGACGCTATGGAATTGTTATTCAAATACTGCAATATTTATCACGTGGCGGACAAGATACATTTCGACCTTAGTCTCGCCAGAGGTCTCGATTACTACACAGGCGTGATATTCGAGGCAATATTGACGGGTGAGTTTGATGCTCTGTGCTCGTGTTTCTgtaaaaatggagaaaaatcattttgttttcatttatttgtaggCGACGGCATCGAAGTTGGTAGCATCGCTGGTGGTGGCCGTTACGATAATCTGGTTGGAATGTTTGACAGCAAGCACAAATCGATACCATGCGTTGGCCTGTCGCTGGGTATTGAACGCATTTTCAGTGTGATGGAGACAAAATTGAATCGAGTGGGTGTAAAAACACGTACTACCGAAGTCGAAGTTTTCGTGGCGAGCGCGCAAAAGAATTTGCACGAAGAAAGGATGAAAATTGTGTCGGATCTCTGGGACGCTGGACTAAAGGCAgaacatttctataaaaagaacGCGAAAATACTGGTGCAGTTACAGCACTGCGAAGAGAATGGTATTCCGTTGGCCGTAATAATCGGTGAAGGGGAATTGGCCCGAGGTGAAGTAACGCTGCGGGAAGTTACGTCTCGTGCCGAGGTTCTAATTCCCAGGGCAAACTTGGTCGAAGAACTAAGAAAGAGACTAAAAAGTTTTTgagttatttgaaaatttagcGCATTACTGGAATAGTACTTTTTTACCAAACATacaaggaaaagagaaagaaattctccctttctcttttttcagTGCATTCAGTGCAGTTTCAACGATTTCTTATTCATCCATTATGTTCATTACTTTGTTTGA contains:
- the Hisrs gene encoding histidine--tRNA ligase isoform X2; translated protein: MTVSFGMLCLARTNCILTVRQCCHAANSIAGYKIADEVSKLLELKAQLGEKNVPSKLILKTPKGTRDYGPEQMAVRLGVLDKIITIFKRHGAETIDTPVFELKEVLTGKYGEDSKLIYDLKDQGGEILALRYDLTVPFARYLAMGKISNIKRYHIAKVYRRDNPATTKGRYREFYQCDFDIAGQYDHMIPDAECLRIISEVLQLLDLGPYTIKVNHRSLLDGIFAVCGVPQDKFRGVCSSIDKLDKSPWLEVRKEIVEERGLSESIVDKIGTYVSQSGGEELVAELRKDSKLMKHDAVVKSLDAMELLFKYCNIYHVADKIHFDLSLARGLDYYTGVIFEAILTGDGIEVGSIAGGGRYDNLVGMFDSKHKSIPCVGLSLGIERIFSVMETKLNRVGVKTRTTEVEVFVASAQKNLHEERMKIVSDLWDAGLKAEHFYKKNAKILVQLQHCEENGIPLAVIIGEGELARGEVTLREVTSRAEVLIPRANLVEELRKRLKSF
- the Hisrs gene encoding histidine--tRNA ligase isoform X3, whose amino-acid sequence is MADEIRERLLERVKEQGDLVRKLKAAKASDTEIADEVSKLLELKAQLGEKNVPSKLILKTPKGTRDYGPEQMAVRLGVLDKIITIFKRHGAETIDTPVFELKEVLTGKYGEDSKLIYDLKDQGGEILALRYDLTVPFARYLAMGKISNIKRYHIAKVYRRDNPATTKGRYREFYQCDFDIAGQYDHMIPDAECLRIISEVLQLLDLGPYTIKVNHRSLLDGIFAVCGVPQDKFRGVCSSIDKLDKSPWLEVRKEIVEERGLSESIVDKIGTYVSQSGGEELVAELRKDSKLMKHDAVVKSLDAMELLFKYCNIYHVADKIHFDLSLARGLDYYTGVIFEAILTGDGIEVGSIAGGGRYDNLVGMFDSKHKSIPCVGLSLGIERIFSVMETKLNRVGVKTRTTEVEVFVASAQKNLHEERMKIVSDLWDAGLKAEHFYKKNAKILVQLQHCEENGIPLAVIIGEGELARGEVTLREVTSRAEVLIPRANLVEELRKRLKSF